The Sulfurospirillum halorespirans DSM 13726 genome has a window encoding:
- a CDS encoding response regulator transcription factor, producing MQKKIKVLLIEDDYDAAGQVAQYLESVGFEIDISETAIDGLLKLSAQQYDILLLDLSLPDFSGFEVIKQINNQSSIPIIVLSCHSNLEAKVQAFRFGVDDYLCKPFMLEELEVRMWAILKRCSMIKMEFNKNNLAIDYNNQTILLNQKPVSLTAIEYKILSFLIENKNRVVYRNVLAIHLSSLSSPQSLNYHIQNIRKKLGDDPKKPRYIMTEYGTGYRLVL from the coding sequence ATGCAAAAGAAAATTAAAGTTCTCTTAATAGAAGATGACTACGATGCGGCAGGTCAAGTCGCGCAGTATTTAGAGAGTGTAGGGTTTGAAATTGATATTTCTGAAACTGCCATTGATGGGCTTTTAAAGCTTTCTGCACAGCAGTATGATATTTTATTGTTGGACTTAAGCCTTCCTGATTTTAGCGGTTTTGAAGTGATTAAACAGATCAACAACCAAAGCAGTATTCCTATCATTGTCTTAAGCTGTCACTCCAATCTTGAAGCAAAAGTTCAAGCCTTTCGTTTTGGTGTGGATGATTATTTGTGTAAGCCTTTTATGCTTGAAGAGTTGGAAGTTCGCATGTGGGCAATTTTAAAACGCTGTTCGATGATTAAAATGGAATTTAATAAAAACAATCTTGCCATTGATTACAACAACCAAACCATTCTACTCAATCAAAAACCCGTTTCGCTTACAGCAATTGAGTACAAAATCCTTTCTTTCCTCATAGAGAACAAAAATAGGGTGGTTTATCGCAATGTTTTAGCGATTCATCTCTCATCTTTGAGCTCACCGCAATCTTTAAATTACCATATTCAAAATATTCGTAAAAAGCTAGGCGACGACCCAAAGAAGCCACGTTATATTATGACGGAGTATGGAACAGGGTATCGTTTAGTGTTATAA